A single Bufo bufo chromosome 6, aBufBuf1.1, whole genome shotgun sequence DNA region contains:
- the LOC121004040 gene encoding beta-1,3-galactosyl-O-glycosyl-glycoprotein beta-1,6-N-acetylglucosaminyltransferase 7-like: MSLLGCTKSGFMLCVGLCLILLAINNFNQPEVRLTVEEIKECGFYPGELCKALFEEKPSALVVGKICQEALPPPREDGAINLQFNCTTLINDLHFITKPLSSEEADYPLAYILIIHKQLHMFIKLLSAIYTPQNVYCIHIDQKSPKTYSQAVWRLASCFQNVFIASQQETVVYAGFSRLRADINCMEDLVRSHVLWRHVINLCGQDFPMKTNREIVQYLKSKWKGRNLTPGVIQPPHMRYRTQITYKEFVHMGRSYVYPIPRGKAAPPHNITLYFGTAYYALTREFVEFLLTDQRAKDLLEWSKESYSPDEHYWVTLNRMKDFPGSTPDAGWEGNIRAVKWRDQEGTSHSGCSGHYVRDICIYGLGDLRWLINSPHLFANKFDPNLYGLVTDCLERHHRHRVLEGAEVPVEKSWYLQDEYSAEIIP; this comes from the exons ATGAGCCTCCTTGGATGCACCAAGTCAGGATTTATGTTATGTGtcggcctctgcctcatccttttggCCATTAACAATTTTAACCAACCTGAGGTCAGGCTGACCGTTGAGGAGATCAAGGAATGTGGCTTCTATCCCGGAGAACTCTGTAAAGCGTTATTTGAGGAGAAGCCAAGCGCCCTGGTGGTGGGAAAGATATGTCAAGAAGCCCTGCCCCCACCCAGAGAAGATGGAGCAATCAACTTACAGTTCAACTGCACCACCCTGATAAACGACCTGCACTTTATAACAAAGCCGCTGTCGTCGGAGGAGGCGGACTACCCCTTGGCGTACATCCTGATCATACACAAACAGTTGCACATGTTCATAAAGTTGCTTTCCGCTATTTACACCCCGCAGAACGTCTACTGCATCCACATCGACCAGAAGTCTCCCAAAACGTACAGTCAGGCGGTGTGGAGGCTCGCCAGCTGCTTCCAGAACGTGTTTATAGCATCCCAGCAAGAGACAGTGGTCTACGCGGGGTTCTCTCGACTACGCGCTGATATCAACTGCATGGAGGACCTCGTCCGCTCCCACGTTCTGTGGAGACACGTCATAAACTTGTGCGGCCAAGACTTCCCCATGAAAACCAACAGGGAGATTGTACAGTATCTCAAGAGCAAATGGAAAGGACGGAACCTGACACCGGGCGTGATCCAGCCGCCGCATATGAGGTACCGGACTCAAATCACTTACAAGGAGTTTGTCCATATGGGGAGGTCCTACGTCTATCCTATCCCAAGAGGAAAGGCTGCCCCCCCTCACAACATCACGCTTTACTTCGGAACCGCCTACTATGCCCTGACAAGGGAGTTTGTAGAATTTTTATTGACTGACCAAAGGGCTAAAGATCTTCTAGAGTGGTCGAAGGAATCCTACAGTCCGGATGAGCATTACTGGGTGACCCTCAACAGGATGAAAG ATTTCCCAGGATCAACACCGGATGCTGGCTGGGAGGGGAACATCCGAGCTGTAAAATGGAGGGACCAGGAGGGCACCTCACACTCTGGCTGCAGTG GGCATTATGTCCGGGACATCTGCATCTATGGGCTCGGAGATCTGCGCTGGTTGATCAATTCTCCGCATTTATTTGCAAACAAATTTGACCCCAATCTCTACGGCCTGGTCACCGACTGCCTGGAGAGACATCACAGACACAGGGTCCTGGAGGGGGCGGAGGTCCCGGTGGAGAAGAGCTGGTATTTACAAGACGAGTATTCAGCAGAGATCATTCCGTGA